GTAAActagggcggctgtggctcaggtggtagagagggttgtccactaatcgtagggttggtggttcgattcccggcccacatgactccacataccgaaatgtccttgggcaagacactgtaccccaagttgctcccgacggaaagttagcaccttgcatggcagctctgctaccattggtgtgtgagtgtttgtgtgaataggtgaatgagacacagtgtaaagcgctttggataaaagcgctatataagtgcacaccatatatatatataccacacCACCTTATAAAATTGTTTTAGTTGAACAATCAGTGTCCTCATAGCCAGTTATGGCAATGAATGAGAGCATTAAGATAAACCTGTAATTTGCCTTGCAGTTGGCAGCACTattgccagagctgctgttacagaaaattaatcaacaccttctgaacaaCATGAGTGAAGAAgtcaaaaatatttcaatataatgtACTTGACGAAACCTCAAGTTATACTTCCTCTTAGAAGCTCATTTGTTCATGCAAGTATTACATTGTATCTACTGGCACACATACAGAAAGTAACAAAAAGCTTCTAAACCTTTAGTGGGATGGTGTGAAAAGGTCACATCTCTGGGGCTATCTTTAGAGGCATGAATAATGGGGAAAGGCCTATGTTTCAAAAGGTAAACTCTAGCCTCTCTAACGGGCCCCTTTCTGTAgcagagaatatatatatatataggtccCTATTCACAACCACATGATGGTGCAAGCATCCTGTCCTGCAACCATGGAAAAAGAAAGGCGCTAACTTAAGTTTCGAAGCAAAAATCATTGCATCAGTTGGATGAGGAAATTATCAGAACTTATTTCACAGTGGTCGCTGTTTCACTGGAACTGTCTCCAAATAATGACCCAGCTACAGAGTAAGTGTTTGCTGCCACTCATTGTCTTTTACACTGCTTagataaaacaatgcaaaatataTACCCACTAGTACACACTAGTACTTTTTGAACTATGGAGTTAATAGAATGGAGTAATTCACTATAAGGGTCCATTTCGTTCTCATTTATAGGCTTCTGTTTTCCTACTTTATTTAGTGGAATTTTATTTAGTCTAGTATTATTCAGCTTGGGATGTGACTCAAGTGATTGTGACTCTGAGAATTTAATTATCTGCTACTGTCATCTCCTCAGTATTACAGAAGTTGTGTACTAGACAAAAGAGCTAAACTTTTCACTTTTAACACGCTAGCTAACACAGAGCACTAAGGCACAGCATTGTCTTGTAGCAAGCCAGCCATCAAACTTTAGCTAGATAAAAATACATGACTGTTCTATTCTGTGTATTTGAATTACACAACGCATGTCATGTATCCAGTCCTATTCGTGTTCTCCAGTCTTTTAGCAAACTAGATAACTAGTGACCTAGTGAATCCAAACCATTTGGATAGAAACTTGACATAAGACTTTAAAATTGCTCAACAATGTGAAAGATTTCATGATAAAACATGATGAAAATCTAATCTTTAAAATATAACTTCTAACATTTCATCAGCTGGGGTCACTGGATGTCCCAAAAGAAGGCCACTTTCATAGGTCATTACTACATCCTGGGCCATAGGGAGTCCCCTGATTTTTACCACTGAATGGGCTTCAACAATTGCATCAGATCTTGTCAGATGTTCCTCCCAGTAAGTCAATCAAACTGATGGCTTTTGTGCCCTACTTTAGAACATCTTAGCAAATCAATGTCAATCAATTAATGCTTTGAAGTAATTTATAGATGCGGCGTGAAAAGTGAATGAGGGTCCACCAGGAGATTCAGTCATATAAAACAGAATGGAAGACATGCCCCAAAGACTACCCACCTCATTATAATTCTATTAATCTCCTCAGTCTGGGGGAAAAGTGTAAAAATCATTGGAATGTCTGTGAAGTTGCTTGAAAATGACTAAATGGAAATTTCAAAAATCACATTTATGGCAGGAAACATTGTTCAAAAAAGGCTTAGATTTAAACATCAAGTATTCAAAGGTTCAGCATTTTTAACATCCTTATTTGTTGTTTCAGCTTCTATACAACACTACAGAGGAGgatacagtactgtacagtaAAAAAGTTTTTgcctgatttcttttgtttttgtgtatatctcatactaaattgtttcagaaatgataatgttatttattgaagcaaaaaagttatccaataccagctgggcctgtgggaaaatgtatttgcccatagttactaattccccaaatccatgaaaatgcattcataatggggttcagctggactagacacaaccaggcctgattactgcaaaccctattcaatcaaatcaacacttaaatagaactttttcgacagcatgaagttggttcagtctgggaagggttacaaagctatttcaaaggctctgggactccaaaggaccacaatgagagccattatctccaaatggctCAGCATAGTATCCAAAATTAAATTATTTGGAGTGACCTAGTCAgcgtcctgacttgaaccaattgggATGCTGAGGCAGGACTATAAACGGGCAGGTCATGcttgaaaaccctccagtgcagctgaactaaagcagttctgcaaagaagagtgggccaaaattccaccacagtgctgtgaaagactgctctccagttatcagaagtgtttggttgcagttgttgctgctaaaggtggcacaagcagattttaaatttaagggggaaattagtttttcacatgggtgataggtgttggatcaattttttttgcttcaataaattttttaaaaatatataaactaaattgTGTGTtaactcaggttgcctttgttttatgttgtatttcactTGAAGATCCAAAATTAGcaactttttcacagcactgtataagaATCTACAACAGACCTGATTGGGCCAAACTTATGAACAAGTTAACAGATGACTGCACCTATGATAGCTTTTACCTCTATGATATTTATTCTGTCTACATTATGGTGGGCTACAGAGGCCATTAGTACTTCCTGAGGCCTGGAGAGTACAGAGACTATGAAGACTGAGGCTGCTTCAACCCCATGATTAACTACTTTAGGAGAATCAGAGGAGGCTTCATATAAGCTGACCTTGTGGAATTAGCACATCATTAATGGCTGGCTTtaaaaacatgcttttttttcattgaaaacTGAAACAGTACAGAATTCTGGTAAGTAaaactaaatattaaaatttaCTTGATATAAAAGCAAACTTAAGAAACTTATAAAAGATTCTATTCAATTTTCAGCTATTTCGGAAGCCCATTGAAGCACTGCAAATTCTATAAGGATATTCAAAAATATGTACAAGCTAACCTGGAGAAACatgtcaaacacaaacacagatgaCCATAACCAGACCCAGCTCATGTCTGAAACTCACTATTGACAAAAGTCAGAGTCTGCAACTTTTATTGTCCACTCAAAAATGCAGTAGTTCAGTCTTTTACATGACATAAAAGAGCTTTGAAAAAGACAATGAAGGCAGACAACCCACCAGACTTGTAAATGGTATGCAGTCTACAGAACTCTGCTGACATGGCAGAGCTTAATGAGCCACACACAAAGCCATGCACCATGGCCAGTCTATAAAGAGGTCCTGACCTGTAACTGGCCAGCTGCTCTGAATACACGCACTATGGCCAAGGTAAGTATACAAAATTATGATTGCATTGATAAGACAGGGTGCAGTGGAAGGGAAACAGGCTGATGACTAGGATAAGAAGTTTACATATTATAGAAAATGTTCATTCAAACAGAAAAGGCAAGTTTATTCAAACAGGTAGTACAAGTTATATTGCAGCTGTGATCAAATTAACAATACATGCTGTGGttaatatacaggtgcatctcaaaaaattacaatatcATGGAAAGGTtaattttttcccataatttaattcaaaaagtggaactttcatatattcaagacacataaagtgaaatatttcaagccttttttgttttaatctcgatcaTTACGTCTTATGGCTCATGGAACTCAAAACtccaatatctcaaaatattaaaataaagaatttacaatacagaaatggtaaatggtgcacttacatagcgcttttatccaaagcgctttacacagtgtctcattcacccatacacaccaatggtagcagagttgCCAAGCAAGGTGCTAACTTTCCATCAGGAGcatcttggggttcagtgttttgcccaaggacacttcggtatgtggagtcatgtgggccgggaaccAAACCACCAatcctacaattagtggacaacccactctaccacctgagccacaactgCCCAGCAGAACAACAACAGAAATGTCACAGTGTCGCACTCCTAGTGTCAAGCCACTCCTGAACCAGAGACAACGTCAGAAGTGTCTTACCTGggctaaggagaaaaagaactggacctttgctcagtggtccaaagtcctcttttcagatgaaagcaaattttgcatttcatttggaaatcaaggtcccagagtctggaggaagagtggagaggaacagaatccaagttgcttgaagtccagtgtgaagtttccacagacagtgatgatttggggtgtcatgtcatctgctggtgttgggccactttgttttctcaagtcgagagtcaatgcagcgtctaccaggagattttagagcacttcatgcttccatctgctggcgagctttatggagatgctgatttcctttttccagcaggacttggcatctgcccacagtgccaaaactactagtaactggtttgctgagcatggaattactgtgcttgattggccagccaactcacctgacctgaaccagatagagaatctatgagagacaacagacccaacaatacagatgaactgaaggccgctatcaaagcaacctgggcttctaTAACATCTCAGCAGtaccacaggctgattgcctctaTGCCGCTCCGCATTGATGCAGCATTTCGTGcgaaaggattaaagccctgaTCAAGTACcgagtgcataaatgaacatacttttcagaaggtcgacatttctgtattataaattctttattctaatgttttgagatactggatttttcatttccatgagctgtaagttgtaatcatcaagattaaaacaaaaaaaggattgaaatatttccatttatgtgtaatgaatctagaatatatgaaagttccactttgttaattaaattacggatcaaatgaacttttccaagatattaaaattttttgagatgtaccTGTATAATACTTGGGTACATTTGATCATATCAGCACATTATATATGGTATCCGAGTACAATAAAGATGTTCAGGTAGAAAGAGTGTAGTTCTCAGataatattttaatgttatcTCTTTAATCAAAAGCATAAAAGTTATACATTTCTGTGGAGAGAAAGTACAATCGGTCAGCTCTATCTGCAGAATGTAACACTAGGAAATGTGAAATGATAGTCATGTTATGTCTCTGCCTCAGCATGACATCCTAAACATGAAAAagtcaacaaaaataaataaataatatatttacagattACCTTCTTTGAGGAAAAGAACTTCGAGGGCCGTCACTATGAGTGCAGTAGTGACAGTGCTGAGTTGCAGGCCCACTTCACCCGCTGTAACTCCATCCGCATAGAGAGCGGCTGCTGGATGGCTTATGAGAAACCAAACTATTCTGGCTACCAGTACATGCTGCACAAGGGAGAATATCCTGACTACCATCACTGGGGAGGTTTTAACGATCGTATCCATTCCTGCCGCATGGTACCTTCTGTAAGCATCTTTTCATTACACCTAAGCACACCTTTCGTTTTCCCACTTGTTTGTCAACGCACATGCATGATGATAACATGGTCTCCTTCCAGTATCAAGGAAACTATAAGGTGAAGATCTTTGAGCGCTCTGATTTTGGAGGCCAGGCCATGGAGCTGACTGAGGATTGCCCAGATCTACGCACATGCTTCCACAACGGTGACATCTTCTCTGCCAATGTCTTGGAAGGTTACTGGATCTTTCACGAGCACCCCAACTACAGTGGGCAGCAATACTTCCTGCACCCAGGGGAGTACAGGAGGTTTAGTGAGTGGGGCAGTTCCAGTCCTGCTACGGGCTCCTTGAAACGGATCATCGAGCTCAAATGAAAAGATTTTCTGCTTAACATACCAAATTAATCATACCTGCTTGTCATTTGCTTCCAGCATGATCCAATCTTCACAGTAGACTATGGTGTGACTGCAGAATCACTAGGTAGCATGAAtttctgttggttttttttggccTCCATTTGAGATTTACATTAGCTAAAAGAAATGTATGCATTCCTGTATGTATTGACAAATCATATGCTTATCTAGCACCTGAACCTTTAATGCTAAAAGTGAGagtaaattgaaattaaattacTTTTATACGTTCAACTTACATAaattcattatggtgtttaatACTAACACCAAAAGTTTCCTCATTCCATTTGCTGGATACAAAATGGTATACAGTATCAAAGCATATGTTATGTAGTGTCCATTGTTTTATATGTCCATGCAGATTGACATTAGCGTGACATTAGCACAGCTGAATGATAAAGGAATAATATCAAGAAACATTTCAATTCTTTGAGCTGTTATTGAAGAACAAAAAAGGGTCATCAAAGGATGGGAACGAAGACTCTTTGTAAAATTACATGCTATGTTGCAAGGGCTTTGGGCCCATAAAAAGGCCCATATTAGCAgcacatcacagggcagtgaAGACTCAAAGAGGAAAAGTCAAAGTGGCCTGGTACTAGCCGCAAGCACACACTTGTCtcagaacacaaaacaaaaccaaacccATATCCCAGTTCATGCATTTTTCATAGGCCATGCATATCAAGCCCTTTAGAGATAAATATCAATTATTGAAATTGTTAATTAGACACCTATAATCGGCAAAgatacaaatgaataaataactgcTGATTAATTATTGATTTGAAAGAAATCTAAGCTCTGCAGGGAACACATTTCAGAGTCTATGAAGatcaagcaaaacaaaaaatatgagTTTTGGCCTTGAGTAATGTTCAATTAAAGCTAGACCAGATTTGCTATGAAAGGACTGACAGCTTGCTGGGAGACTAACCTCCTTAATTTTTCATCCACAGGCCTTCAGTCCTCCTTGACTTAGACCTTTATCGCAGTCCATTACATTTCACAGATTAAGAAatcaataaaacacacagcaaaagACAAATTTGCTTTAACACTTACTCGTTCttagttttcttttgtttttaaaaatgtaatcaagattgatgtacagtgggggaaatatgtattgaaCGCACCAACATTTTtcttagtaaatatatttccaatgcggttattcacatgaaattttcaccagacatcagtgttaactcaagaaatctggaaatataaagaacacGCGAAGAAAAAGCAGtgctccaaggcaaggaaccagctgaaatccgtaagtaattatacctccttaactgtgcaaattaatatcagctgggttagtaaattgatggtctataaaaaggcttttcattaccaaggtgtcacacaagaaacatctcatgatgggtaaaagcaaagagctctcccaaaaCCTTCAGAACCTTATtattgcaaaacatattgatggaatcggatacagaagtatttcaaaacttctgaatcttccagtaagcaccattggtgCCAtaatctgcaagtggaagcaacatcactccgttatcaaccggccacacataggagctcctcgcaagatttctgactggggagtcagaagaatagtcagaagagtagcccaagagccaaggaccactcagaaagagttccagaaacacttggaggcagcaggtgccatcttcaaagagaaaacaataagcagtgcactccactgctcacgctcatcctgcaagactccattactaaaggaAAGgtatgtcgaagctcgtttaaatttttaactgtttaaactcatttggacaagcctatgataTACTgagagagtgtagtctggtcagaaaagagcaaaattgaactttttggctgtgatactacacaccatgtttggagaagaaaaggcactgcacatcaccataaaaacactacaccagtGAAGTTTGTAGGTGGGAGCATCATGATGTGAGCTGTTTtccatcacatggtactggcagacttcttATAAGTgaaggaaggatgaatggagccctttacttcGAGATTGTTGAGAAGAATCTGTTGCCAttcaccaggatgatgaagatgagaagtgggtggacttccagcaggacaccgatccaaagcatacagcaaaggaaactctcaataggtttcagagaaaaaaatcaaggtgttagaatggcccagtcaatcacctgacttgaatccaattgaacaagatttaaagacaatgtttagaagaatgggccaaaatcacacctgaatactgctgcagattaatttattcatacaggaagcgtcttgaagctgtgactgcaaacaaaggcttctccactaagtattaaatacatttcagttagcgtgttcaatacttttttcctgtgtcattctgctttattacacataactttatttatggactttaaatGTTGTGATTTCTTGAGTTACTACCAaattctggtgaaaatttcatgtgaatagcctcattggaaatatatttactgaaaaacatgttGATGCATCccatacttatttcccccccacTGTGTATTTTACATATTCAGTTGAATTCAGTCCTAAATTGAAAATATATCCATTTGTTATGGATATTGGGCATTACATTTGGAGGAAACTAGAATACATAACTCAGACATTATTTTTGTAGCCCTGCTATTTGCTAATGGAAagggcagagcaggaaagcacttGGACCTTGTTCCATTTTTTACCCCAGCTTTTTTCCCCtgtgtatttaaatgttttaattacttacatttaaaaatactaaATCAAATCCACAACACAATTAGTTTGAATACCACATCCACTCTGCCCATTAGTCTCAGATACTCTATAAATGAAAATTACATtactgaagaaaaagtacaaagAAACAAGTGCAGTGCGATTGGATTTTGCAGAATGAAGTCATAAGAAAAGGTACAAGCATTAACCACTTTAACAAATTGAGTCTTGCATAGTTATTCATTTACAAGCATAAGACCATGAAGAAAAAACTTCTAATTTCTAAATGTCCACATAATCCATTGTAACATGCAAAAAGTAGAATTTATATTGGGAATCTTGCTAAAAGTAAAGCAAGTTcaatgctgtttttattgtcTTTCATCTGAAGGACACTGGACACAGATCTTAGGCACACTAAAGTTGGAAGGCAATCATACATGAAGACTATGCTTCTCTTTATCTCCAGATCATTTTCTTTCTGATGAGAGCTCATTAAGCATAAACAGCACATTTTGCTGAATGAAAAAGGTTTACATGAAAATGCAAAGACACTTTCATAGTAGGACTGTTCTCGTTCAGCTGCTGCATCTCTCTAAATAGCTACATAATTAATCCTCTGTAGTATTCTTTTCACTCTTCTCTGCCCACTTACTGTGGAGTCTCTTTCCCTTAAGAAAACTTATTGAAGTCTGGCTTGCAGAGACACTTTTTTAGAGATGTATAAAAATTAATGATGGGTTGGTTGAGCATCCTGGATATTGCTATACTGTAAAAGCTGAAACTTAACTATTAAACTGTCTAGACACACTCAAGTTTAAAATGTATGTGGAAGCAGGAACACAAGATGTCTAACTAGTGAAAAGCTTATTGTGCAAAATTTTAATGTACAATTCAGGTATTCAAATTACTGAACATGCTCGTCTTTCACTGCTTAACATAAACACCAAAAAGCCACTAGTTCGGAAGGTTACAGCCCTTTCACATAAAGAAGATAAACTCATCAGCAGTGTACACACTTGCTAACAGTGCAACACCGTAAGCAGGAAATGCCAGTCACCGCAAAGTCTTTAAGTTTCCTTTTTGAGTTTGAGTCTGtagtgtttattgttttaaaatacacTGATCACTGGTAActtttatagtaaaaaaaataaaataataataataataataataataataataataataattattattattattattattttcaaaaagtGTGATTTTTAACCATTTAGCCATAAGATGGTGAAAACCAGAAGGATAGTTTTGATAAATCTCCAAACTAATACAAAACCACTGTCATATGAAATAATATACAATTGGTACAAAAGGACCACACCATTTAGACTTTGTCCAATCTTTCTAATGTGAGACAGTAACTCAAGGAGGTGATGCACTTGTTCAGTTTTTAGATTTAcaatataaaatgatttttgcATTTCAGCACAAAGCAAAAGCATTACAACTTCCCATAAATGGGGGGAAATAGTCCAAGATACAGAATTGTGCACAAGATCTACAGTAATTGTGCTTAGCCTGAAATTCAGAGGGTCACAGATACATATAAGTCTATGCATGATTTAATAGACAACACTATTTGGAGCTTAAGGTTTTAATTTTGCTCCACCTAATACTTGTCTTATAACTCTAATGTTGTATGGAACCACATATCTGCATGTCTCAACAAGAAGGCTAAATCTCACAAGATACAGACAAGTGACaa
This is a stretch of genomic DNA from Ictalurus punctatus breed USDA103 chromosome 13, Coco_2.0, whole genome shotgun sequence. It encodes these proteins:
- the crygmx gene encoding crystallin, gamma MX translates to MSHTQSHAPWPVYKEVLTCNWPAALNTRTMAKITFFEEKNFEGRHYECSSDSAELQAHFTRCNSIRIESGCWMAYEKPNYSGYQYMLHKGEYPDYHHWGGFNDRIHSCRMVPSYQGNYKVKIFERSDFGGQAMELTEDCPDLRTCFHNGDIFSANVLEGYWIFHEHPNYSGQQYFLHPGEYRRFSEWGSSSPATGSLKRIIELK